One segment of Ficedula albicollis isolate OC2 chromosome 2, FicAlb1.5, whole genome shotgun sequence DNA contains the following:
- the MTSS1 gene encoding metastasis suppressor protein 1 isoform X10, with product MEAVIEKECSALGGLFQTIISDMKGSYPVWEDFINKAGKLQSQLRTTVVAAAAFLDAFQKVADMATNTRGGTREIGSALTRMCMRHRSIESKLRQFSSALIDCLINPLQEQMEEWKKVANQLDKDHAKEYKKARQEIKKKSSDTLKLQKKAKKGRGDIQPQLDSALQDVNDKYLLLEETEKQAVRKALIEERGRFCAFISMLRPVIEEEISMLGEITHLQTISDDLKSLTMDPHKLPSSSEQVILDLKGSDYSWSYQTPPSSPSTTMSRKSSVCSSLNSVNSSDSRSSGSHSHSPSSHYRYRSSNLPQQAPMRLSSVSSHDSGFMSQDAFQSKSPSPMPPEAPNQNSSSSASSEASETCQSVSECSSPTSVSSGSTMGAWASTDKDWAKPGPYDQPMVNTLQRRKEKREADVNGAAPSGAPAPPEEAQRPRSMTVTAATRQGEEMEACEELALALSRGLQLDTQRSSRDSLQCSSGYSTQTTTPCCSEDTIPSQVSDYDYFSVSGDQEAEQQEFDKSSTIPRNSDISQSYRRMFQTKRPASTAGLPTTLGPVIVTPGVATIRRTPSTKPSVRRGTIGGGPIPIKTPVIPVKTPTVPDIPGGLPGALAGTEEGPEQSLESPAAGDGGQAVTSVPSWSGQAAVNPPASGQKLGAAEEQRQAVPEAEGDEGDGVGSLAPAGQAELEPGELSPGDAPQGEDMLNAIRRGVKLKKTTTNDRSAPRIS from the exons gtggTACCAGAGAGATTGGGTCTGCTCTCACCAGGATGTGTATGAGGCACAGAAGTATAGAGTCCAAACTCCGGCAGTTCTCAAG TGCTTTAATTGACTGTCTGATAAACCCACTTCAAGAACAGATGGAAGAGTGGAAGAAAGTGGCCAATCAGCTGGATAAAGACCATGCAAAAG AATACAAAAAAGCCCGCcaagagataaaaaagaaatcatctgATACACTGAAGctacagaagaaagcaaagaaag GACGGGGTGACATTCAGCCCCAGCTGGATAGTGCTTTACAAGATGTCAATGATAAGTACCTGCTGCTTGAAGAAACCGAGAAGCAAGCTGTCAGAAAGGCTCTGATCGAGGAGCGTGGTCGATTCTGTGCTTTCATCTCGATGCTGCGCCCTGTGATC gaagaagaaatatcAATGCTAGGAGAAATAACCCATTTACAAACCATATCAGATGACCTGAAAAGTCTCACCATGGATCCACACAAATTGCCATCCTCGAGTGAACAG GTAATTTTAGATTTGAAAGGTTCTGATTACAGCTGGTCTTACCAGActcctccatcctctcccagtACTACCATGTCCAGAAAATCTAGTGTTTGCAG CAGTCTGAACAGCGTTAACAGTAGTGATTCCCGGTCCAGTGGCTCGCACTCGCACTCACCTAGTTCACACTATCGCTATCGCAGCTCCAATCTGCCTCAGCAGGCACCCATGAGGCTGTCCAGTGTGTCCTCCCATGATTCTGGATTCATGTCCCAGGATGCTTTCCAGTCCAAATCGCCATCCCCCATGCCACCAGAAGCACCTAACCAG AATTCgtccagctctgcctcttcaGAAGCCTCTGAAACCTGCCAGTCAGTGAGCGAGTGCAGTTCCCCCACCTCAGTCAGCTCAGGCTCCACCATGGGGGCTTGGGCCTCCACAGATAAG GACTGGGCCAAGCCAGGCCCGTATGATCAGCCCATGGTGAACACATTGCAACGGCGCAAAGAAAAGCGTGAGGCAGATGTCAATGGAGCAGCTCCGAGCGGAGCCCCTGCGCCCCCCGAGGAGGCCCAGAGACCTCGGAGCATGACGGTGACAGCTGCCACAAGG cagggtgaggagatGGAGGCCTGCGAGGAGCTGGCACTCGCTCTGTCCAGAGGGCTGCAGTTGGACACCCAGAGGAGCAGCCGGGATTCCTTGCAGTGCTCCAGTGGCTACAGCACCCAGACAACAACTCCGTGCTGTTCAGAGGACACAATCCCATCTCAAG TTTCAGATTATGATTATTTCTCTGTGAGTGGTGACCAGGAGGCAGAACAACAGGAGTTTGACAAATCTTCCACCATCCCAAGAAACAGTGACATTAGCCAGTCCTATCGCAGAATGTTTCAAACCAAGCGTCCTGCTTCCACCGCAGGTCTGCCCACCACGCTGGGACCGGTCATCGTCACGCCCGGCGTCGCCACCATCCGGCGCACCCCTTCCACCAAGCCCTCGGTGCGGCGCGGCACCATCGGCGGAGGCCCCATTCCCATCAAGACTCCGGTGATTCCTGTCAAAACGCCGACCGTCCCCGACATCCCGGGGGGGCTGCCCGGTGCCCTCGCCGGGACAGAAGAGGGCCCCGAGCAAAGTCTGGagtctccagcagcaggagatggcgGGCAAGCTGTCACCAGCGTGCCCTCGTGGAGCGGGCAAGCGGCTGTCAACCCTCCGGCGTCGGGCCAGAAACTGGGTGCTGCCGAGGAGCAGAGGCAGGCGGTCCCCGAGGCCGAGGGGGACGAGGGCGATGGCGTGGGCAGCCTGGCGCCCGCGGGGCAGGCGGAGCTGGAGCCCGGCGAGCTGAGCCCCGGCGACGCCCCGCAGGGGGAGGATATGCTCAACGCCATTCGGCGCGGCGTCAAGCTGAAGAAGACGACCACGAACGATCGCTCAGCGCCTCGCATTTCCTAG
- the MTSS1 gene encoding metastasis suppressor protein 1 isoform X9 — MEAVIEKECSALGGLFQTIISDMKGSYPVWEDFINKAGKLQSQLRTTVVAAAAFLDAFQKVADMATNTRGGTREIGSALTRMCMRHRSIESKLRQFSSALIDCLINPLQEQMEEWKKVANQLDKDHAKEYKKARQEIKKKSSDTLKLQKKAKKAEALGRGDIQPQLDSALQDVNDKYLLLEETEKQAVRKALIEERGRFCAFISMLRPVIEEEISMLGEITHLQTISDDLKSLTMDPHKLPSSSEQVILDLKGSDYSWSYQTPPSSPSTTMSRKSSVCSSLNSVNSSDSRSSGSHSHSPSSHYRYRSSNLPQQAPMRLSSVSSHDSGFMSQDAFQSKSPSPMPPEAPNQNSSSSASSEASETCQSVSECSSPTSVSSGSTMGAWASTDKDWAKPGPYDQPMVNTLQRRKEKREADVNGAAPSGAPAPPEEAQRPRSMTVTAATRQGEEMEACEELALALSRGLQLDTQRSSRDSLQCSSGYSTQTTTPCCSEDTIPSQVSDYDYFSVSGDQEAEQQEFDKSSTIPRNSDISQSYRRMFQTKRPASTAGLPTTLGPVIVTPGVATIRRTPSTKPSVRRGTIGGGPIPIKTPVIPVKTPTVPDIPGGLPGALAGTEEGPEQSLESPAAGDGGQAVTSVPSWSGQAAVNPPASGQKLGAAEEQRQAVPEAEGDEGDGVGSLAPAGQAELEPGELSPGDAPQGEDMLNAIRRGVKLKKTTTNDRSAPRIS, encoded by the exons gtggTACCAGAGAGATTGGGTCTGCTCTCACCAGGATGTGTATGAGGCACAGAAGTATAGAGTCCAAACTCCGGCAGTTCTCAAG TGCTTTAATTGACTGTCTGATAAACCCACTTCAAGAACAGATGGAAGAGTGGAAGAAAGTGGCCAATCAGCTGGATAAAGACCATGCAAAAG AATACAAAAAAGCCCGCcaagagataaaaaagaaatcatctgATACACTGAAGctacagaagaaagcaaagaaag CTGAGGCTCTGG GACGGGGTGACATTCAGCCCCAGCTGGATAGTGCTTTACAAGATGTCAATGATAAGTACCTGCTGCTTGAAGAAACCGAGAAGCAAGCTGTCAGAAAGGCTCTGATCGAGGAGCGTGGTCGATTCTGTGCTTTCATCTCGATGCTGCGCCCTGTGATC gaagaagaaatatcAATGCTAGGAGAAATAACCCATTTACAAACCATATCAGATGACCTGAAAAGTCTCACCATGGATCCACACAAATTGCCATCCTCGAGTGAACAG GTAATTTTAGATTTGAAAGGTTCTGATTACAGCTGGTCTTACCAGActcctccatcctctcccagtACTACCATGTCCAGAAAATCTAGTGTTTGCAG CAGTCTGAACAGCGTTAACAGTAGTGATTCCCGGTCCAGTGGCTCGCACTCGCACTCACCTAGTTCACACTATCGCTATCGCAGCTCCAATCTGCCTCAGCAGGCACCCATGAGGCTGTCCAGTGTGTCCTCCCATGATTCTGGATTCATGTCCCAGGATGCTTTCCAGTCCAAATCGCCATCCCCCATGCCACCAGAAGCACCTAACCAG AATTCgtccagctctgcctcttcaGAAGCCTCTGAAACCTGCCAGTCAGTGAGCGAGTGCAGTTCCCCCACCTCAGTCAGCTCAGGCTCCACCATGGGGGCTTGGGCCTCCACAGATAAG GACTGGGCCAAGCCAGGCCCGTATGATCAGCCCATGGTGAACACATTGCAACGGCGCAAAGAAAAGCGTGAGGCAGATGTCAATGGAGCAGCTCCGAGCGGAGCCCCTGCGCCCCCCGAGGAGGCCCAGAGACCTCGGAGCATGACGGTGACAGCTGCCACAAGG cagggtgaggagatGGAGGCCTGCGAGGAGCTGGCACTCGCTCTGTCCAGAGGGCTGCAGTTGGACACCCAGAGGAGCAGCCGGGATTCCTTGCAGTGCTCCAGTGGCTACAGCACCCAGACAACAACTCCGTGCTGTTCAGAGGACACAATCCCATCTCAAG TTTCAGATTATGATTATTTCTCTGTGAGTGGTGACCAGGAGGCAGAACAACAGGAGTTTGACAAATCTTCCACCATCCCAAGAAACAGTGACATTAGCCAGTCCTATCGCAGAATGTTTCAAACCAAGCGTCCTGCTTCCACCGCAGGTCTGCCCACCACGCTGGGACCGGTCATCGTCACGCCCGGCGTCGCCACCATCCGGCGCACCCCTTCCACCAAGCCCTCGGTGCGGCGCGGCACCATCGGCGGAGGCCCCATTCCCATCAAGACTCCGGTGATTCCTGTCAAAACGCCGACCGTCCCCGACATCCCGGGGGGGCTGCCCGGTGCCCTCGCCGGGACAGAAGAGGGCCCCGAGCAAAGTCTGGagtctccagcagcaggagatggcgGGCAAGCTGTCACCAGCGTGCCCTCGTGGAGCGGGCAAGCGGCTGTCAACCCTCCGGCGTCGGGCCAGAAACTGGGTGCTGCCGAGGAGCAGAGGCAGGCGGTCCCCGAGGCCGAGGGGGACGAGGGCGATGGCGTGGGCAGCCTGGCGCCCGCGGGGCAGGCGGAGCTGGAGCCCGGCGAGCTGAGCCCCGGCGACGCCCCGCAGGGGGAGGATATGCTCAACGCCATTCGGCGCGGCGTCAAGCTGAAGAAGACGACCACGAACGATCGCTCAGCGCCTCGCATTTCCTAG
- the MTSS1 gene encoding metastasis suppressor protein 1 isoform X2 — translation MEAVIEKECSALGGLFQTIISDMKGSYPVWEDFINKAGKLQSQLRTTVVAAAAFLDAFQKVADMATNTRGGTREIGSALTRMCMRHRSIESKLRQFSSALIDCLINPLQEQMEEWKKVANQLDKDHAKEYKKARQEIKKKSSDTLKLQKKAKKAEALGRGDIQPQLDSALQDVNDKYLLLEETEKQAVRKALIEERGRFCAFISMLRPVIEEEISMLGEITHLQTISDDLKSLTMDPHKLPSSSEQVILDLKGSDYSWSYQTPPSSPSTTMSRKSSVCSLNSVNSSDSRSSGSHSHSPSSHYRYRSSNLPQQAPMRLSSVSSHDSGFMSQDAFQSKSPSPMPPEAPNQNSSSSASSEASETCQSVSECSSPTSVSSGSTMGAWASTDKLSNGFYHCSLSSDPSVASVGAGPFPHFPPVSRTWTRAPSALLPDYVHYYTIGPGMLPSSKIPSWKDWAKPGPYDQPMVNTLQRRKEKREADVNGAAPSGAPAPPEEAQRPRSMTVTAATRQGEEMEACEELALALSRGLQLDTQRSSRDSLQCSSGYSTQTTTPCCSEDTIPSQVSDYDYFSVSGDQEAEQQEFDKSSTIPRNSDISQSYRRMFQTKRPASTAGLPTTLGPVIVTPGVATIRRTPSTKPSVRRGTIGGGPIPIKTPVIPVKTPTVPDIPGGLPGALAGTEEGPEQSLESPAAGDGGQAVTSVPSWSGQAAVNPPASGQKLGAAEEQRQAVPEAEGDEGDGVGSLAPAGQAELEPGELSPGDAPQGEDMLNAIRRGVKLKKTTTNDRSAPRIS, via the exons gtggTACCAGAGAGATTGGGTCTGCTCTCACCAGGATGTGTATGAGGCACAGAAGTATAGAGTCCAAACTCCGGCAGTTCTCAAG TGCTTTAATTGACTGTCTGATAAACCCACTTCAAGAACAGATGGAAGAGTGGAAGAAAGTGGCCAATCAGCTGGATAAAGACCATGCAAAAG AATACAAAAAAGCCCGCcaagagataaaaaagaaatcatctgATACACTGAAGctacagaagaaagcaaagaaag CTGAGGCTCTGG GACGGGGTGACATTCAGCCCCAGCTGGATAGTGCTTTACAAGATGTCAATGATAAGTACCTGCTGCTTGAAGAAACCGAGAAGCAAGCTGTCAGAAAGGCTCTGATCGAGGAGCGTGGTCGATTCTGTGCTTTCATCTCGATGCTGCGCCCTGTGATC gaagaagaaatatcAATGCTAGGAGAAATAACCCATTTACAAACCATATCAGATGACCTGAAAAGTCTCACCATGGATCCACACAAATTGCCATCCTCGAGTGAACAG GTAATTTTAGATTTGAAAGGTTCTGATTACAGCTGGTCTTACCAGActcctccatcctctcccagtACTACCATGTCCAGAAAATCTAGTGTTTGCAG TCTGAACAGCGTTAACAGTAGTGATTCCCGGTCCAGTGGCTCGCACTCGCACTCACCTAGTTCACACTATCGCTATCGCAGCTCCAATCTGCCTCAGCAGGCACCCATGAGGCTGTCCAGTGTGTCCTCCCATGATTCTGGATTCATGTCCCAGGATGCTTTCCAGTCCAAATCGCCATCCCCCATGCCACCAGAAGCACCTAACCAG AATTCgtccagctctgcctcttcaGAAGCCTCTGAAACCTGCCAGTCAGTGAGCGAGTGCAGTTCCCCCACCTCAGTCAGCTCAGGCTCCACCATGGGGGCTTGGGCCTCCACAGATAAG TTGTCTAATGGGTTTTATCACTGTAGTTTATCAAGTGACCCATCCGTAGCTTCAGTTGGTGCAGGTCCTTTCCCTCATTTCCCGCCTGTCTCCCGCACGTGGACTCGGGCTCCCTCAGCCCTCCTTCCAGACTACGTTCATTATTACACCATTGGGCCAGGCATGTTACCATCATCTAAGATCCCTAGCTGGAAG GACTGGGCCAAGCCAGGCCCGTATGATCAGCCCATGGTGAACACATTGCAACGGCGCAAAGAAAAGCGTGAGGCAGATGTCAATGGAGCAGCTCCGAGCGGAGCCCCTGCGCCCCCCGAGGAGGCCCAGAGACCTCGGAGCATGACGGTGACAGCTGCCACAAGG cagggtgaggagatGGAGGCCTGCGAGGAGCTGGCACTCGCTCTGTCCAGAGGGCTGCAGTTGGACACCCAGAGGAGCAGCCGGGATTCCTTGCAGTGCTCCAGTGGCTACAGCACCCAGACAACAACTCCGTGCTGTTCAGAGGACACAATCCCATCTCAAG TTTCAGATTATGATTATTTCTCTGTGAGTGGTGACCAGGAGGCAGAACAACAGGAGTTTGACAAATCTTCCACCATCCCAAGAAACAGTGACATTAGCCAGTCCTATCGCAGAATGTTTCAAACCAAGCGTCCTGCTTCCACCGCAGGTCTGCCCACCACGCTGGGACCGGTCATCGTCACGCCCGGCGTCGCCACCATCCGGCGCACCCCTTCCACCAAGCCCTCGGTGCGGCGCGGCACCATCGGCGGAGGCCCCATTCCCATCAAGACTCCGGTGATTCCTGTCAAAACGCCGACCGTCCCCGACATCCCGGGGGGGCTGCCCGGTGCCCTCGCCGGGACAGAAGAGGGCCCCGAGCAAAGTCTGGagtctccagcagcaggagatggcgGGCAAGCTGTCACCAGCGTGCCCTCGTGGAGCGGGCAAGCGGCTGTCAACCCTCCGGCGTCGGGCCAGAAACTGGGTGCTGCCGAGGAGCAGAGGCAGGCGGTCCCCGAGGCCGAGGGGGACGAGGGCGATGGCGTGGGCAGCCTGGCGCCCGCGGGGCAGGCGGAGCTGGAGCCCGGCGAGCTGAGCCCCGGCGACGCCCCGCAGGGGGAGGATATGCTCAACGCCATTCGGCGCGGCGTCAAGCTGAAGAAGACGACCACGAACGATCGCTCAGCGCCTCGCATTTCCTAG
- the MTSS1 gene encoding metastasis suppressor protein 1 isoform X3, protein MEAVIEKECSALGGLFQTIISDMKGSYPVWEDFINKAGKLQSQLRTTVVAAAAFLDAFQKVADMATNTRGGTREIGSALTRMCMRHRSIESKLRQFSSALIDCLINPLQEQMEEWKKVANQLDKDHAKEYKKARQEIKKKSSDTLKLQKKAKKGRGDIQPQLDSALQDVNDKYLLLEETEKQAVRKALIEERGRFCAFISMLRPVIEEEISMLGEITHLQTISDDLKSLTMDPHKLPSSSEQVILDLKGSDYSWSYQTPPSSPSTTMSRKSSVCSSLNSVNSSDSRSSGSHSHSPSSHYRYRSSNLPQQAPMRLSSVSSHDSGFMSQDAFQSKSPSPMPPEAPNQNSSSSASSEASETCQSVSECSSPTSVSSGSTMGAWASTDKLSNGFYHCSLSSDPSVASVGAGPFPHFPPVSRTWTRAPSALLPDYVHYYTIGPGMLPSSKIPSWKDWAKPGPYDQPMVNTLQRRKEKREADVNGAAPSGAPAPPEEAQRPRSMTVTAATRQGEEMEACEELALALSRGLQLDTQRSSRDSLQCSSGYSTQTTTPCCSEDTIPSQVSDYDYFSVSGDQEAEQQEFDKSSTIPRNSDISQSYRRMFQTKRPASTAGLPTTLGPVIVTPGVATIRRTPSTKPSVRRGTIGGGPIPIKTPVIPVKTPTVPDIPGGLPGALAGTEEGPEQSLESPAAGDGGQAVTSVPSWSGQAAVNPPASGQKLGAAEEQRQAVPEAEGDEGDGVGSLAPAGQAELEPGELSPGDAPQGEDMLNAIRRGVKLKKTTTNDRSAPRIS, encoded by the exons gtggTACCAGAGAGATTGGGTCTGCTCTCACCAGGATGTGTATGAGGCACAGAAGTATAGAGTCCAAACTCCGGCAGTTCTCAAG TGCTTTAATTGACTGTCTGATAAACCCACTTCAAGAACAGATGGAAGAGTGGAAGAAAGTGGCCAATCAGCTGGATAAAGACCATGCAAAAG AATACAAAAAAGCCCGCcaagagataaaaaagaaatcatctgATACACTGAAGctacagaagaaagcaaagaaag GACGGGGTGACATTCAGCCCCAGCTGGATAGTGCTTTACAAGATGTCAATGATAAGTACCTGCTGCTTGAAGAAACCGAGAAGCAAGCTGTCAGAAAGGCTCTGATCGAGGAGCGTGGTCGATTCTGTGCTTTCATCTCGATGCTGCGCCCTGTGATC gaagaagaaatatcAATGCTAGGAGAAATAACCCATTTACAAACCATATCAGATGACCTGAAAAGTCTCACCATGGATCCACACAAATTGCCATCCTCGAGTGAACAG GTAATTTTAGATTTGAAAGGTTCTGATTACAGCTGGTCTTACCAGActcctccatcctctcccagtACTACCATGTCCAGAAAATCTAGTGTTTGCAG CAGTCTGAACAGCGTTAACAGTAGTGATTCCCGGTCCAGTGGCTCGCACTCGCACTCACCTAGTTCACACTATCGCTATCGCAGCTCCAATCTGCCTCAGCAGGCACCCATGAGGCTGTCCAGTGTGTCCTCCCATGATTCTGGATTCATGTCCCAGGATGCTTTCCAGTCCAAATCGCCATCCCCCATGCCACCAGAAGCACCTAACCAG AATTCgtccagctctgcctcttcaGAAGCCTCTGAAACCTGCCAGTCAGTGAGCGAGTGCAGTTCCCCCACCTCAGTCAGCTCAGGCTCCACCATGGGGGCTTGGGCCTCCACAGATAAG TTGTCTAATGGGTTTTATCACTGTAGTTTATCAAGTGACCCATCCGTAGCTTCAGTTGGTGCAGGTCCTTTCCCTCATTTCCCGCCTGTCTCCCGCACGTGGACTCGGGCTCCCTCAGCCCTCCTTCCAGACTACGTTCATTATTACACCATTGGGCCAGGCATGTTACCATCATCTAAGATCCCTAGCTGGAAG GACTGGGCCAAGCCAGGCCCGTATGATCAGCCCATGGTGAACACATTGCAACGGCGCAAAGAAAAGCGTGAGGCAGATGTCAATGGAGCAGCTCCGAGCGGAGCCCCTGCGCCCCCCGAGGAGGCCCAGAGACCTCGGAGCATGACGGTGACAGCTGCCACAAGG cagggtgaggagatGGAGGCCTGCGAGGAGCTGGCACTCGCTCTGTCCAGAGGGCTGCAGTTGGACACCCAGAGGAGCAGCCGGGATTCCTTGCAGTGCTCCAGTGGCTACAGCACCCAGACAACAACTCCGTGCTGTTCAGAGGACACAATCCCATCTCAAG TTTCAGATTATGATTATTTCTCTGTGAGTGGTGACCAGGAGGCAGAACAACAGGAGTTTGACAAATCTTCCACCATCCCAAGAAACAGTGACATTAGCCAGTCCTATCGCAGAATGTTTCAAACCAAGCGTCCTGCTTCCACCGCAGGTCTGCCCACCACGCTGGGACCGGTCATCGTCACGCCCGGCGTCGCCACCATCCGGCGCACCCCTTCCACCAAGCCCTCGGTGCGGCGCGGCACCATCGGCGGAGGCCCCATTCCCATCAAGACTCCGGTGATTCCTGTCAAAACGCCGACCGTCCCCGACATCCCGGGGGGGCTGCCCGGTGCCCTCGCCGGGACAGAAGAGGGCCCCGAGCAAAGTCTGGagtctccagcagcaggagatggcgGGCAAGCTGTCACCAGCGTGCCCTCGTGGAGCGGGCAAGCGGCTGTCAACCCTCCGGCGTCGGGCCAGAAACTGGGTGCTGCCGAGGAGCAGAGGCAGGCGGTCCCCGAGGCCGAGGGGGACGAGGGCGATGGCGTGGGCAGCCTGGCGCCCGCGGGGCAGGCGGAGCTGGAGCCCGGCGAGCTGAGCCCCGGCGACGCCCCGCAGGGGGAGGATATGCTCAACGCCATTCGGCGCGGCGTCAAGCTGAAGAAGACGACCACGAACGATCGCTCAGCGCCTCGCATTTCCTAG
- the MTSS1 gene encoding metastasis suppressor protein 1 isoform X1, producing the protein MEAVIEKECSALGGLFQTIISDMKGSYPVWEDFINKAGKLQSQLRTTVVAAAAFLDAFQKVADMATNTRGGTREIGSALTRMCMRHRSIESKLRQFSSALIDCLINPLQEQMEEWKKVANQLDKDHAKEYKKARQEIKKKSSDTLKLQKKAKKAEALGRGDIQPQLDSALQDVNDKYLLLEETEKQAVRKALIEERGRFCAFISMLRPVIEEEISMLGEITHLQTISDDLKSLTMDPHKLPSSSEQVILDLKGSDYSWSYQTPPSSPSTTMSRKSSVCSSLNSVNSSDSRSSGSHSHSPSSHYRYRSSNLPQQAPMRLSSVSSHDSGFMSQDAFQSKSPSPMPPEAPNQNSSSSASSEASETCQSVSECSSPTSVSSGSTMGAWASTDKLSNGFYHCSLSSDPSVASVGAGPFPHFPPVSRTWTRAPSALLPDYVHYYTIGPGMLPSSKIPSWKDWAKPGPYDQPMVNTLQRRKEKREADVNGAAPSGAPAPPEEAQRPRSMTVTAATRQGEEMEACEELALALSRGLQLDTQRSSRDSLQCSSGYSTQTTTPCCSEDTIPSQVSDYDYFSVSGDQEAEQQEFDKSSTIPRNSDISQSYRRMFQTKRPASTAGLPTTLGPVIVTPGVATIRRTPSTKPSVRRGTIGGGPIPIKTPVIPVKTPTVPDIPGGLPGALAGTEEGPEQSLESPAAGDGGQAVTSVPSWSGQAAVNPPASGQKLGAAEEQRQAVPEAEGDEGDGVGSLAPAGQAELEPGELSPGDAPQGEDMLNAIRRGVKLKKTTTNDRSAPRIS; encoded by the exons gtggTACCAGAGAGATTGGGTCTGCTCTCACCAGGATGTGTATGAGGCACAGAAGTATAGAGTCCAAACTCCGGCAGTTCTCAAG TGCTTTAATTGACTGTCTGATAAACCCACTTCAAGAACAGATGGAAGAGTGGAAGAAAGTGGCCAATCAGCTGGATAAAGACCATGCAAAAG AATACAAAAAAGCCCGCcaagagataaaaaagaaatcatctgATACACTGAAGctacagaagaaagcaaagaaag CTGAGGCTCTGG GACGGGGTGACATTCAGCCCCAGCTGGATAGTGCTTTACAAGATGTCAATGATAAGTACCTGCTGCTTGAAGAAACCGAGAAGCAAGCTGTCAGAAAGGCTCTGATCGAGGAGCGTGGTCGATTCTGTGCTTTCATCTCGATGCTGCGCCCTGTGATC gaagaagaaatatcAATGCTAGGAGAAATAACCCATTTACAAACCATATCAGATGACCTGAAAAGTCTCACCATGGATCCACACAAATTGCCATCCTCGAGTGAACAG GTAATTTTAGATTTGAAAGGTTCTGATTACAGCTGGTCTTACCAGActcctccatcctctcccagtACTACCATGTCCAGAAAATCTAGTGTTTGCAG CAGTCTGAACAGCGTTAACAGTAGTGATTCCCGGTCCAGTGGCTCGCACTCGCACTCACCTAGTTCACACTATCGCTATCGCAGCTCCAATCTGCCTCAGCAGGCACCCATGAGGCTGTCCAGTGTGTCCTCCCATGATTCTGGATTCATGTCCCAGGATGCTTTCCAGTCCAAATCGCCATCCCCCATGCCACCAGAAGCACCTAACCAG AATTCgtccagctctgcctcttcaGAAGCCTCTGAAACCTGCCAGTCAGTGAGCGAGTGCAGTTCCCCCACCTCAGTCAGCTCAGGCTCCACCATGGGGGCTTGGGCCTCCACAGATAAG TTGTCTAATGGGTTTTATCACTGTAGTTTATCAAGTGACCCATCCGTAGCTTCAGTTGGTGCAGGTCCTTTCCCTCATTTCCCGCCTGTCTCCCGCACGTGGACTCGGGCTCCCTCAGCCCTCCTTCCAGACTACGTTCATTATTACACCATTGGGCCAGGCATGTTACCATCATCTAAGATCCCTAGCTGGAAG GACTGGGCCAAGCCAGGCCCGTATGATCAGCCCATGGTGAACACATTGCAACGGCGCAAAGAAAAGCGTGAGGCAGATGTCAATGGAGCAGCTCCGAGCGGAGCCCCTGCGCCCCCCGAGGAGGCCCAGAGACCTCGGAGCATGACGGTGACAGCTGCCACAAGG cagggtgaggagatGGAGGCCTGCGAGGAGCTGGCACTCGCTCTGTCCAGAGGGCTGCAGTTGGACACCCAGAGGAGCAGCCGGGATTCCTTGCAGTGCTCCAGTGGCTACAGCACCCAGACAACAACTCCGTGCTGTTCAGAGGACACAATCCCATCTCAAG TTTCAGATTATGATTATTTCTCTGTGAGTGGTGACCAGGAGGCAGAACAACAGGAGTTTGACAAATCTTCCACCATCCCAAGAAACAGTGACATTAGCCAGTCCTATCGCAGAATGTTTCAAACCAAGCGTCCTGCTTCCACCGCAGGTCTGCCCACCACGCTGGGACCGGTCATCGTCACGCCCGGCGTCGCCACCATCCGGCGCACCCCTTCCACCAAGCCCTCGGTGCGGCGCGGCACCATCGGCGGAGGCCCCATTCCCATCAAGACTCCGGTGATTCCTGTCAAAACGCCGACCGTCCCCGACATCCCGGGGGGGCTGCCCGGTGCCCTCGCCGGGACAGAAGAGGGCCCCGAGCAAAGTCTGGagtctccagcagcaggagatggcgGGCAAGCTGTCACCAGCGTGCCCTCGTGGAGCGGGCAAGCGGCTGTCAACCCTCCGGCGTCGGGCCAGAAACTGGGTGCTGCCGAGGAGCAGAGGCAGGCGGTCCCCGAGGCCGAGGGGGACGAGGGCGATGGCGTGGGCAGCCTGGCGCCCGCGGGGCAGGCGGAGCTGGAGCCCGGCGAGCTGAGCCCCGGCGACGCCCCGCAGGGGGAGGATATGCTCAACGCCATTCGGCGCGGCGTCAAGCTGAAGAAGACGACCACGAACGATCGCTCAGCGCCTCGCATTTCCTAG